The Candidatus Zixiibacteriota bacterium genome window below encodes:
- a CDS encoding DUF4388 domain-containing protein has translation MDLQGNIEKFALVEILQLLATGRKSGTLGIQHDDSIIMIYFEAGDVIYAYGPRETFHLGQLLTERGK, from the coding sequence TTGGATTTACAGGGAAATATCGAAAAATTCGCCCTGGTCGAGATTCTCCAGTTGCTCGCCACCGGACGCAAGTCCGGCACGCTCGGAATACAGCACGACGACTCCATCATCATGATTTACTTCGAGGCCGGCGATGTCATCTACGCCTACGGCCCGCGCGAGACGTTTCATCTCGGCCAGTTGCTGACTGAGCGCGGGAAGAT
- a CDS encoding RecX family transcriptional regulator, which translates to MDDQPKIISVEEKPGGVRLTVSGRTEDIILPIDLVYRYNLKPGVTITPAQMDQLLAESGRFLCDRETARLLAVREHSSGEIVVKLKRKGFGEKLIAATVEKFRKRGLIDDPRLAMKLAQQALERKPAGRAFLVAVLRRKMIDRMLAELTVDTLLDEIDDIQSAIQALRQRWPVPEQIEVESVRDKAYSYLSRRGFGYETARAACSAVFGSPRKADDD; encoded by the coding sequence ATGGACGATCAGCCTAAGATAATCTCGGTCGAGGAGAAACCGGGCGGCGTGCGGCTCACTGTCTCCGGCCGGACGGAAGATATTATCTTGCCCATTGATCTCGTTTACCGATACAACCTTAAACCGGGCGTGACGATCACTCCTGCCCAGATGGACCAGCTTCTCGCGGAATCGGGGCGGTTTCTGTGTGACCGTGAGACGGCCCGCCTGCTGGCGGTGCGCGAGCACTCGTCCGGAGAGATCGTGGTCAAGCTCAAGCGGAAAGGGTTCGGCGAGAAGCTGATCGCGGCCACTGTCGAAAAGTTCCGCAAGCGCGGCCTGATCGATGACCCCCGATTGGCCATGAAACTGGCGCAGCAGGCGCTCGAACGTAAACCGGCCGGCCGGGCGTTTCTGGTGGCGGTGCTGCGACGAAAGATGATCGACCGCATGCTGGCCGAGTTGACTGTTGACACGCTGCTCGACGAAATCGACGACATCCAAAGTGCTATCCAGGCCCTGCGCCAGCGCTGGCCCGTTCCGGAGCAGATAGAGGTTGAATCGGTCCGCGACAAGGCATATAGTTACCTCTCCCGGCGCGGATTCGGCTACGAAACCGCCCGCGCCGCCTGCAGCGCCGTGTTTGGTAGTCCGAGAAAGGCAGACGACGATTAG